In uncultured Bacteroides sp., one genomic interval encodes:
- the htpG gene encoding molecular chaperone HtpG, whose product MQKGNIGVTTENIFPVIKKFLYSDHEIFLREIVSNAVDATQKLKTFASVGEFKGELGDLTVKVSLGKDTITISDRGIGLTAEEIEKYINQIAFSGANDFLEKYKNDANAIIGHFGLGFYSSFMVSKKVEIITKSFREGTKAVKWSCDGSPEFTLEEVEKEDRGTDIVLYIDDDCKEFLEEARVSSLLKKYCSFLPIPVAFGKKKEWKDGKQVETDEDNVINDSNPLWTRKPADLKEEDYKKFYRDLYPMSDEPLFWIHLNVDYPFHLTGVLYFPKIKSNLDLNKNKIQLYCNQVYVTDSVEGIVPDFLTLLHGVIDSPDIPLNVSRSYLQSDSNVKKISSHITKKVSDRLQSIFKNDRKEFEEKWDDLKLFINYGMLTQEDFYDKAAKFALLKDADSKFYTFEEYKTLIKDNQTDKDGNLVYLYANNKDEQFSYIEAAINKGYNVLLLDGQLDTAVINMFEQKFEKSRFTRVDSDIADHLIVKEDKKESALEEGKHEILSTLFKSQLPSMEKVEFNIESQSLGENGSPIMVTQSEYMRRMKEMANLQPGMSFYGEMPDMFNLVVNPDHKLVKQVMDEEDKECSVAIQPVQSEIDALNARYAELKKQHEGKKDEEISVAEKDELADIDKKTADLKAKKDSLLSDYAGKNKIIRQLIDLALLQNNMLKGEALNNFVKRSIELI is encoded by the coding sequence ATGCAAAAAGGAAACATTGGGGTTACTACCGAGAATATTTTCCCCGTCATTAAGAAGTTCTTATATAGCGATCACGAGATATTTCTTCGTGAAATCGTTTCTAATGCTGTAGATGCCACACAAAAACTTAAAACCTTTGCCTCTGTCGGAGAATTTAAAGGCGAACTGGGAGATCTAACAGTTAAAGTATCATTAGGAAAAGATACAATTACTATTTCTGATCGTGGTATCGGACTTACAGCCGAAGAAATAGAAAAATATATAAATCAGATAGCTTTTTCTGGTGCTAATGATTTCTTGGAAAAATATAAGAATGATGCGAATGCCATTATCGGACACTTTGGCCTTGGTTTTTATTCTTCTTTTATGGTTTCCAAGAAAGTGGAAATTATCACAAAGTCTTTCAGAGAAGGTACTAAAGCTGTAAAATGGAGTTGTGACGGAAGCCCAGAGTTTACTTTAGAAGAAGTAGAAAAAGAAGATCGCGGAACTGATATCGTGCTTTATATTGACGATGATTGCAAAGAATTCCTCGAAGAAGCTCGCGTGTCTTCTCTATTGAAGAAATATTGTAGTTTCTTGCCTATTCCTGTTGCTTTCGGAAAGAAGAAAGAATGGAAAGACGGCAAACAGGTTGAAACAGATGAAGATAATGTTATTAATGATTCCAATCCGTTGTGGACACGTAAACCAGCTGATTTAAAAGAAGAGGATTACAAAAAGTTCTATAGAGATCTTTATCCAATGTCTGATGAACCTCTGTTCTGGATTCATTTGAATGTGGATTATCCGTTCCATCTCACTGGTGTGCTTTATTTCCCTAAAATTAAGAGCAATTTAGATCTGAATAAAAATAAAATTCAGCTGTATTGCAATCAGGTTTATGTAACCGATTCTGTAGAAGGAATTGTACCTGACTTTCTGACATTGCTTCATGGTGTTATCGATTCTCCAGATATTCCGTTGAATGTATCTCGTTCTTACTTACAGAGCGATTCAAATGTCAAAAAGATCTCTTCTCACATTACTAAGAAAGTATCTGATCGTCTGCAATCTATCTTCAAAAATGATCGCAAAGAGTTCGAAGAAAAATGGGATGATTTGAAACTCTTTATTAATTATGGAATGCTTACTCAGGAAGATTTCTATGACAAAGCTGCCAAATTTGCATTGTTGAAGGATGCTGATTCTAAATTTTATACCTTCGAAGAGTATAAAACGTTGATTAAAGATAATCAAACTGACAAAGATGGCAATCTTGTTTATTTGTATGCAAACAATAAAGATGAGCAATTTAGTTATATCGAAGCTGCTATAAACAAAGGATACAATGTATTACTACTGGATGGGCAATTAGATACAGCTGTGATAAATATGTTTGAGCAGAAGTTCGAGAAAAGCCGCTTTACTCGTGTAGATAGTGATATTGCTGATCACCTGATAGTTAAAGAAGATAAGAAAGAATCAGCATTAGAAGAAGGTAAACACGAAATTCTTTCAACTTTATTCAAGAGCCAGCTTCCATCAATGGAAAAGGTAGAATTTAATATCGAGTCTCAATCTTTGGGTGAAAATGGCTCTCCTATTATGGTTACTCAAAGTGAGTATATGCGCCGTATGAAAGAGATGGCAAATCTGCAACCAGGTATGAGTTTCTACGGTGAAATGCCTGATATGTTTAATTTGGTTGTAAATCCTGATCATAAACTCGTAAAACAGGTTATGGATGAAGAAGATAAAGAATGTTCTGTTGCTATTCAACCTGTTCAGAGTGAAATAGATGCATTAAACGCTCGTTACGCTGAGTTAAAGAAACAGCACGAAGGCAAAAAAGATGAAGAAATCTCTGTAGCAGAAAAAGATGAATTAGCTGATATTGATAAAAAAACAGCCGATTTGAAAGCTAAAAAGGATTCATTATTAAGCGATTATGCAGGAAAAAATAAGATTATTCGCCAATTAATCGACTTAGCTCTTCTTCAGAATAATATGCTAAAGGGTGAAGCCTTAAACAATTTTGTAAAAAGAAGTATTGAATTGATTTAA
- a CDS encoding patatin-like phospholipase family protein codes for MRKILIILILAVLIVPYSNAQKVGLVLSGGGAKGLTHIGIIRALEENNIPIDYITGTSMGAIIGALYSMGYSPDDMERLISSEDFERWYTGAVEEDYVYYFKKNAPTPEFFNIKLSLKDSLSVVKPQFLPSSMVNPIQMNLVFVDLFARATALCGGNFDNLFIPFRCVASDVYNKKQLVMKKGDLGDAVRASMSFPFVFKPIQIDGVLAYDGGIYNNFPTDVMRDDFQPDIIIGSVVASNPTKPDENDLMSQIDNMVMQKTDYSLPDSVGIVMKFKYDNVGLLDFDRIKEIQDIGYSRTISIMDSIKSRIHRRVNADNIRLRRLVFKSNLPELIFKNIEIQGANALQKSYIKKEFHYSDNKVFTYEDLKRGYFRLLSDNTISEIIPHAIFNPIDDTYNLNLKVKMEDNFSIRMGGNISSTNSNQVYFGLSYKDLNYYSKEFILDGQLGKVYNNFQFTAKVDFPTQIPTSYRLIASISTFDYYKNDKLFSGNDNPAFNKKDERFVKIKAAVPFLSKKKAEFGLGYAHINDQYFQTNIIDFGSSKHDRSNYKLVGGSIGFGGSTLNAKQFATEGSKDLLLAQVFSGNETYTPGTTTSETTDYKNDNSWMQISYKNETYYKINPKFTLGSYIEALYSSKNFSENYTATILEAGEFTPTPHSQISYNEVFRANQYLALGVKPIYNISSVFHLRGEVYGFLPIKPIERSSINKALYGKSFSNFQYLGEISLVCRLPFGAISAYVNHYSSPSKNWNVGVSLGWLLFNSRFIE; via the coding sequence ATGAGAAAAATTCTAATAATCTTAATATTAGCAGTTTTAATTGTTCCATATTCAAATGCACAGAAAGTTGGATTGGTGCTTAGTGGCGGTGGAGCAAAGGGATTAACGCATATAGGTATTATCCGGGCGTTGGAAGAAAATAATATTCCGATAGATTATATAACAGGTACCTCTATGGGAGCTATAATCGGGGCGCTTTACTCTATGGGATATTCTCCGGATGATATGGAACGGTTAATTTCTTCGGAAGATTTTGAAAGATGGTATACGGGTGCTGTTGAAGAGGATTATGTGTATTATTTTAAAAAAAATGCACCTACTCCAGAATTTTTTAATATTAAATTGTCTTTGAAGGACTCTTTAAGCGTGGTTAAACCTCAGTTTCTGCCATCCAGCATGGTGAATCCTATTCAAATGAATCTTGTTTTTGTAGATTTGTTTGCTCGTGCTACAGCCCTTTGTGGAGGAAACTTTGATAATCTTTTTATTCCTTTTCGCTGCGTTGCCTCCGATGTATATAATAAAAAGCAATTAGTAATGAAAAAAGGAGATTTAGGTGATGCTGTTCGTGCATCAATGAGTTTTCCTTTTGTATTTAAACCTATTCAAATAGATGGTGTATTAGCTTATGATGGAGGTATTTATAATAACTTTCCTACTGATGTGATGCGTGATGATTTTCAGCCGGATATTATAATAGGCAGCGTTGTTGCTTCCAATCCCACTAAACCCGATGAAAACGATCTTATGAGCCAGATTGATAATATGGTTATGCAAAAGACTGATTATTCTCTTCCTGACTCGGTTGGTATTGTTATGAAATTTAAGTATGATAATGTTGGACTGCTGGATTTTGATAGAATTAAGGAAATTCAGGATATTGGTTATAGTCGGACAATAAGTATTATGGATTCTATCAAAAGTCGTATTCATAGACGAGTGAATGCTGATAATATCCGTTTGCGCAGATTGGTATTCAAGAGTAATCTTCCGGAATTGATATTTAAGAATATTGAAATTCAAGGGGCTAATGCTTTGCAAAAGAGTTATATAAAGAAAGAATTTCATTATTCCGACAATAAAGTATTTACTTATGAAGATTTAAAGCGAGGATATTTTCGTTTATTGTCGGACAATACTATTTCTGAAATTATTCCTCATGCCATTTTCAATCCGATTGATGATACTTATAATTTGAATCTGAAGGTGAAAATGGAAGATAACTTTTCTATCCGGATGGGAGGAAATATTTCTTCTACAAATTCCAACCAGGTTTATTTTGGACTTTCGTATAAGGACTTAAACTATTATTCTAAAGAATTTATTTTAGATGGCCAATTGGGCAAAGTGTATAATAACTTTCAATTTACGGCAAAAGTTGATTTTCCTACCCAGATTCCTACTTCGTATAGACTAATAGCTTCTATATCAACTTTCGATTATTACAAGAACGATAAATTGTTTTCGGGCAATGATAATCCTGCTTTTAATAAAAAAGATGAGCGGTTTGTGAAAATAAAAGCAGCTGTGCCGTTCTTGTCGAAAAAGAAAGCAGAATTTGGTCTTGGTTACGCACATATAAACGACCAGTACTTTCAAACGAATATTATTGATTTTGGGTCTTCAAAGCACGATAGAAGCAATTATAAGCTTGTAGGAGGCTCAATTGGATTCGGAGGCAGCACATTGAATGCAAAGCAGTTTGCTACAGAAGGAAGCAAGGATTTGCTTCTTGCCCAGGTCTTTTCAGGTAATGAAACATATACTCCCGGAACCACAACTTCTGAAACAACCGATTATAAAAACGATAATTCCTGGATGCAGATTTCGTATAAAAATGAAACTTATTATAAAATAAATCCAAAATTTACATTAGGATCGTATATTGAAGCCCTTTATTCATCAAAGAACTTCTCTGAAAACTATACGGCAACGATTTTGGAAGCCGGAGAATTTACACCTACACCGCACAGTCAGATTTCTTATAATGAAGTTTTCCGAGCTAATCAATATTTGGCTCTGGGAGTAAAACCAATATATAATATCAGTTCGGTGTTTCATCTGCGAGGAGAAGTTTATGGCTTCCTACCTATAAAACCTATTGAAAGAAGCTCAATAAATAAAGCATTATATGGGAAATCGTTTTCAAACTTTCAATATCTTGGAGAAATTTCTTTAGTTTGCCGATTGCCCTTTGGAGCAATTAGTGCGTATGTAAATCATTATAGCTCACCGTCTAAGAACTGGAATGTGGGTGTAAGTTTGGGGTGGTTATTGTTTAATTCCCGATTCATCGAATAA
- a CDS encoding ATP-dependent Clp protease ATP-binding subunit encodes MDNQFSQKVSEVIIYSKEEANRLNSGFIGPEHLFLGLLRNGEGKAIDILSKFNINFSEIKAKIENKLREMAEPKGVMIDDIVLTAEASKILKLCILEARLLKSPVADTEHMLLAILKENNNIVAEVLGENNVQYKNVYEQLSLQPDINSGLGFSEDDEDEEDDMQQGSEDNSSKKQQTQAPPRKTANDTPVLDNFGTDMTRAAEEGKLDPIVGREKEIERVAQILSRRKKNNPILIGEPGVGKSAIVEGLALRITQKKVSRILFDKRVISLDMTSVVAGTKYRGQFEERIRSILNELQKNPNIILFIDEIHTIVGAGSATGSMDAANMLKPALARGEIQCIGATTTDEYRKNIEKDGALERRFQKVMVEPTTPAETLQILQNIKEKYEDHHNVTYTDEALLACVKLTERYVTDRNFPDKAIDALDEAGSRVHLANINVPKEIEDQEKLIDETKSKKNEAVKLQNYELAASFRDKEKEYTNQLEDLKRDWEANIKQNRQTVDEEEIAEVVSMISGIPVQRMAQAEGMKLAKMKDDLLTKVVAQDSAVDKLVKAIRRSRVGLKDPNKPIGTFMFLGPTGVGKTLLAKELAKYMFGSSDALIRIDMSEYMEKFTVSRLVGAPPGYVGYEEGGQLTEKVRRKPYSIILLDEIEKAHPDVFNLLLQIMDEGRLTDSYGKTVDFKNTVLIMTSNIGTRQLKEFGHGVGFATQSRMDDKEFARDVIKKALNKSFAPEFINRVDEIITFDQLSLDAIKNIVDIELSGLYNRIENIGYKLVITDSAKTFLANKGYDVQFGARPLKRAIQNYLEDGLSEIIITSGIKDGDTISVDFTEGNTDLSMTVIKSTEK; translated from the coding sequence ATGGATAATCAATTCTCACAGAAAGTATCAGAAGTCATTATTTATAGTAAGGAAGAAGCTAACAGACTGAATAGTGGCTTTATTGGTCCCGAACATTTGTTTTTGGGACTGCTTCGTAATGGTGAAGGGAAAGCTATTGACATATTATCAAAATTCAATATAAACTTTTCGGAGATTAAGGCTAAAATTGAAAACAAGCTTCGTGAGATGGCTGAGCCTAAGGGGGTTATGATTGATGATATAGTATTAACTGCTGAAGCTTCTAAGATTTTGAAATTGTGTATTTTAGAAGCCAGGCTTCTAAAAAGCCCGGTAGCAGATACAGAGCATATGCTTTTAGCTATTTTGAAGGAAAATAATAATATAGTAGCCGAAGTTCTTGGTGAAAATAATGTTCAATATAAGAATGTATATGAACAACTTTCACTTCAGCCCGATATTAATTCCGGACTAGGTTTTAGCGAAGATGATGAGGATGAGGAAGATGATATGCAACAAGGCTCGGAAGATAATTCTTCTAAGAAACAGCAAACTCAGGCTCCTCCACGTAAAACAGCAAACGATACTCCTGTTCTTGATAATTTTGGGACAGATATGACACGTGCTGCCGAGGAAGGAAAACTGGATCCTATTGTTGGGCGTGAAAAGGAAATAGAACGTGTAGCACAGATTCTTAGTCGCAGGAAGAAAAATAATCCTATACTTATAGGCGAACCTGGCGTTGGAAAATCGGCTATTGTAGAAGGTTTGGCGTTAAGAATTACGCAAAAAAAGGTTTCTCGTATATTGTTTGATAAACGAGTTATTTCGCTAGACATGACTTCTGTTGTGGCCGGAACCAAATACCGTGGACAGTTTGAAGAGCGTATTCGCTCCATTCTCAATGAGTTACAGAAGAATCCTAATATAATCCTTTTCATCGACGAGATTCATACTATTGTTGGTGCGGGCTCTGCTACAGGATCGATGGATGCGGCAAATATGCTTAAGCCTGCTTTGGCTCGCGGTGAGATACAATGTATCGGAGCTACAACAACCGATGAATACAGAAAAAATATCGAGAAAGATGGTGCGTTAGAGCGTCGTTTTCAGAAAGTTATGGTAGAACCTACCACTCCTGCTGAGACCCTTCAGATTCTTCAAAATATTAAAGAAAAATATGAAGACCACCATAATGTAACATATACGGACGAAGCTTTGCTGGCTTGTGTAAAACTGACAGAACGCTATGTTACTGATAGGAATTTCCCGGATAAAGCTATTGATGCACTTGATGAAGCGGGTTCTCGTGTACACCTTGCTAACATTAATGTTCCAAAGGAGATTGAAGATCAGGAAAAGCTGATTGATGAGACTAAAAGTAAAAAGAATGAAGCTGTTAAGCTACAGAATTATGAACTAGCAGCTAGTTTCAGAGATAAAGAAAAAGAATATACCAATCAGTTGGAAGATTTAAAGCGCGATTGGGAAGCTAATATTAAGCAAAACAGGCAAACCGTTGATGAAGAGGAAATTGCAGAAGTCGTTTCAATGATTTCAGGCATACCTGTTCAACGTATGGCGCAGGCTGAAGGCATGAAATTAGCTAAAATGAAGGACGATCTTCTTACTAAAGTGGTTGCTCAGGATTCTGCTGTAGATAAACTTGTTAAGGCTATTCGCAGAAGCCGTGTGGGACTTAAAGATCCTAACAAACCAATTGGTACATTTATGTTCTTAGGGCCAACTGGTGTTGGTAAAACTCTATTGGCTAAAGAATTAGCAAAATATATGTTCGGTTCTTCAGACGCCCTGATAAGAATTGATATGAGTGAATATATGGAAAAATTCACGGTTTCTCGTCTTGTTGGAGCTCCTCCGGGATATGTTGGATATGAGGAAGGCGGCCAGCTGACTGAGAAAGTTAGAAGAAAACCTTATTCCATCATTCTTCTGGATGAAATAGAAAAAGCACATCCTGATGTATTTAATTTGTTACTACAAATTATGGATGAAGGCCGACTTACTGACAGTTATGGCAAAACAGTCGATTTTAAAAATACTGTGTTGATTATGACATCAAATATTGGCACACGTCAGTTAAAAGAGTTTGGTCATGGTGTTGGTTTTGCTACTCAAAGCCGAATGGATGATAAAGAATTCGCTCGTGATGTAATAAAAAAGGCATTGAATAAGTCCTTTGCTCCGGAATTTATTAACCGTGTTGATGAGATTATTACTTTCGATCAGCTCTCTTTAGATGCTATTAAGAATATTGTAGATATAGAATTGTCTGGACTTTATAATCGTATAGAAAATATTGGATATAAGTTAGTTATCACCGATAGTGCTAAAACATTCCTTGCAAATAAAGGTTACGATGTTCAATTTGGAGCTCGTCCTTTGAAGCGTGCAATACAAAACTATCTGGAAGATGGACTATCCGAAATTATTATTACTTCAGGTATAAAGGACGGAGATACAATTTCTGTTGATTTCACCGAAGGAAATACTGATTTAAGCATGACAGTAATTAAGTCAACCGAGAAATAA